The Nostoc sp. 'Lobaria pulmonaria (5183) cyanobiont' genome window below encodes:
- a CDS encoding ABC transporter ATP-binding protein — protein sequence MRTKTASSIPTWRYLLELIRYKPLFYLTNGLLASGLFYFFLLIPGLIIRQIFDTITVKTAAGLNVWTLLALLVGSVITQQTFMLIGVTADGVFRMHVATLLRKHLLARIWERPGAQALPSSSGEAISRFRDDIQAILDFLTFSFDPIAQGLAITIGLIILARVNLLLALIVFAPLVVTIATINLASKRIRKYRQANQEAIGGVTGLLGEIFTAVQAIQVAGSEKRVVEYFEKVNEVRRQAALKDLLLGQVLYSFLTNIANLGTAILLLAAAGMMQIKTGTTLTVGDFALFVSYLGEFAAIAGFFSESLTGYYQTEVSLLRLAELIPGVPPLSLVKHEKVYLRGKLPQLPYTPKTGQHRLETLALRNLSYHYPGTECGIAHVSLTLKRGTLTVITGRIGSGKSTLLRVLLGLLPKQAGEIFWNNQQVADPAAFFVPPRSAYTAQVPQLFSETVRDNILMGLPEDVVDLAGAIHLAVMEKDVANLENGLDTIVGPRGTKLSGGQIQRAAAARMFVRQSELLVFDDLSSALDVETERTLWQRLLATENFTCLTVSHRQIALHQADQIIVLKDGRVEASGKLEELLANCEEMQRLWSEDMGQIRSSSD from the coding sequence ATGAGAACAAAAACTGCATCTTCCATCCCAACTTGGCGGTATTTACTGGAGTTAATTCGCTACAAACCTTTATTTTACTTAACCAACGGGTTGTTAGCGAGTGGTCTATTTTATTTCTTTCTCTTGATACCCGGACTGATTATCCGCCAGATTTTCGATACCATCACAGTCAAAACAGCCGCAGGGTTAAACGTTTGGACATTGCTGGCTTTGTTGGTTGGGAGTGTTATCACACAGCAAACATTTATGTTGATTGGTGTCACAGCTGATGGTGTGTTTCGGATGCATGTTGCAACTCTGCTCCGCAAGCATTTACTCGCTCGCATCTGGGAACGACCAGGCGCACAAGCATTACCAAGCTCATCTGGAGAAGCGATTTCCCGTTTTCGTGATGATATCCAAGCCATCCTCGATTTTTTGACCTTTTCTTTCGACCCAATTGCTCAGGGGCTAGCAATTACCATCGGCTTAATTATCCTAGCTCGCGTTAATCTCTTGTTAGCACTGATAGTATTTGCACCTTTAGTAGTGACGATCGCAACCATCAATTTAGCCAGTAAGCGCATCCGCAAATACCGACAAGCAAATCAGGAAGCCATTGGGGGAGTGACGGGGTTATTAGGCGAGATTTTCACAGCAGTACAAGCAATTCAGGTTGCTGGGAGTGAGAAGCGTGTTGTGGAATACTTTGAGAAAGTGAATGAAGTTCGCCGCCAAGCCGCTCTCAAAGATTTGTTACTCGGACAGGTACTGTATTCGTTTTTGACAAATATAGCAAATCTGGGCACAGCCATCTTGCTGCTGGCGGCGGCTGGGATGATGCAAATTAAAACAGGAACGACTTTAACAGTCGGTGATTTTGCTTTATTTGTTTCATATTTGGGGGAGTTTGCAGCGATCGCAGGATTTTTCAGTGAGTCTTTAACAGGTTACTACCAAACTGAGGTTTCCCTACTCCGACTGGCCGAACTCATTCCTGGTGTGCCACCTCTAAGTTTAGTCAAACACGAAAAAGTTTATCTTCGGGGTAAATTACCCCAGTTGCCTTACACTCCCAAGACTGGGCAACATCGTTTAGAAACGCTGGCACTCAGGAACTTGAGCTATCACTACCCTGGTACAGAGTGCGGTATTGCCCATGTGAGTCTGACTTTGAAAAGGGGTACTCTGACGGTAATTACCGGGCGCATTGGTTCGGGTAAGAGTACTTTATTGCGCGTGCTTTTGGGGCTTTTACCCAAACAAGCAGGAGAGATTTTCTGGAATAATCAGCAAGTTGCAGACCCAGCCGCTTTTTTTGTCCCACCCCGTAGTGCTTATACTGCCCAAGTTCCGCAACTTTTTAGCGAAACGGTACGCGATAACATTTTGATGGGACTGCCGGAGGATGTAGTGGATTTGGCAGGTGCTATTCATTTGGCGGTGATGGAAAAAGATGTTGCCAATTTAGAAAATGGCTTAGATACTATTGTCGGGCCAAGGGGAACAAAACTTTCTGGTGGTCAGATTCAGCGTGCGGCTGCGGCGCGGATGTTTGTCCGCCAGTCTGAGTTGTTGGTTTTTGATGATTTGTCTAGTGCTTTGGATGTGGAAACAGAACGCACTTTATGGCAGCGTCTGTTGGCAACGGAAAATTTTACCTGTTTAACTGTCTCTCATCGTCAAATCGCTTTACATCAAGCCGATCAAATTATTGTCCTCAAAGATGGTCGAGTTGAAGCGAGTGGTAAGTTGGAGGAGTTGCTGGCAAACTGCGAAGAAATGCAGCGTCTCTGGTCTGAAGATATGGGACAAATTAGATCGAGTTCGGACTAA